In Arvicola amphibius chromosome 1, mArvAmp1.2, whole genome shotgun sequence, one DNA window encodes the following:
- the Ticam1 gene encoding TIR domain-containing adapter molecule 1 produces the protein MANPDPSIHDVLGILGAVGRDRLVHLEHKLESLHPGSQESKLLHAMVLLVLGQDTDARTSLRSLEADTVAQLVARQWAGEVNTEGPEEPPDLSWTVARLYHLLAEENLCPASTRDMAYQVALHDLASQGDHLLGQLQKEAWDRCSSDTMGDPHGFQPLDFDQGCLPPTSASPSMTRSQPRPIESSDWSRGHSLHSTGSMASLASHLEISQSPTLPFLCPQRGTHGPSKLCDTPQASPESQLVPAGCQEPEEVSWPPSVETNVPLGSPNRTGVPEGSPEVTLAVLPDSLAAPDTSVCHPVECTEGSKGSQSLLPPTEGVRRQLSVASQMSSLGSVGEDSRQNTTSSPPAQPPSPQTSSTLPPSPLPSTCSSGSSPAPPGPTCPVLGHSETSEQKFYNFVVIHARADEHVALRIREKLETLGVPDGATFCEEFQVPGRGELHCLQDAIDHSGYTILLLTTNFDCRLSLHQVNHALMNSLTQSGRQDCVIPLLPLECSQAQLSPSTASLLHSLVWLDEHSPIFARKVANTFKSQKLQAHRMRWKKEQEARALKEQSTQLEVERQRLAAMSAAYSAYVQSCSAWQAQMDSLGVVFSKDLSLGAPAFFPGWLGCPQPISSHPRQGGTPASPYFPQPPSFPQPPSFPQPPFFPQPPSFPQPPSFPHPPSFPQPPVSSPQSPPFPPASSAAPQTPLVIHHAQMVQLGVNNHMWGQTGAQSTDDKTLCLEEPCLGPPNDQGESLLDPE, from the coding sequence ATGGCCAACCCAGACCCATCGATCCATGACGTCTTAGGCATTTTAGGAGCCGTGGGAAGGGACAGGCTGGTCCACCTGGAACACAAGCTGGAGAGTCTGCACCCAGGCAGCCAGGAGTCCAAGCTTCTTCACGCCATGGTGCTCTTGGTTCTGGGCCAGGACACAGATGCCAGGACCTCTTTGCGGTCCTTGGAAGCAGACACAGTGGCCCAGCTAGTAGCCCGCCAGTGGGCAGGCGAGGTCAACACAGAAGGCCCCGAGGAGCCCCCAGATTTGTCCTGGACCGTGGCTCGCCTGTACCACCTGCTGGCTGAGGAGAACCTGTGTCCAGCTTCCACAAGGGACATGGCTTACCAGGTGGCCCTCCATGACCTTGCCTCCCAGGGTGACCACCTGCTGGGCCAACTCCAGAAGGAGGCCTGGGATCGGTGTAGTTCAGATACCATGGGGGACCCCCATGGCTTCCAGCCACTCGATTTTGATCAGGGTTGCCTGCCACCAACTTCAGCATCTCCTTCAATGACCAGAAGCCAGCCTCGACCCATTGAATCATCAGACTGGAGCCGGGGGCACTCTCTACACTCCACTGGCAGCAtggcctcactggccagccaccTGGAGATCAGCCAGTCAcccactctgcccttcctctgtcCGCAACGTGGAACCCATGGACCCAGCAAACTCTGTGACACACCCCAGGCCTCCCCTGAGTCTCAGCTTGTCCCTGCAGGCTGCCAAGAGCCTGAGGAAGTGAGCTGGCCCCCGTCAGTGGAGACCAATGTTCCCTTGGGGTCACCAAACAGAACTGGGGTCCCAGAGGGGTCCCCTGAGGTGACTTTGGCAGTTCTCCCTGACTCTCTGGCTGCTCCAGACACAAGTGTCTGCCACCCGGTTGAATGCACAGAGGGTTCTAAAGGTTCCCAGTCTCTCCTGCCACCCACGGAAGGTGTTAGAAGGCAGCTGTCTGTGGCGAGTCAGATGTCTTCTCTGGGCTCTGTCGGAGAGGACAGTCGGCAGAACACCACGTCCAGCCCCCCTGCGCAGCCACCGTCCCCCCAGACCTCCAGTACActgcctccttcccctctgccctccacctgCTCCTCTGGCAGCAGTCCTGCTCCCCCAGGCCCCACGTGTCCCGTTCTGGGTCACTCGGAAACATCTGAGCAGAAATTCTATAACTTCGTGGTCATCCATGCCAGGGCTGATGAACACGTGGCCCTACGTATCCGGGAGAAGTTGGAGACCCTTGGGGTGCCTGATGGGGCCACCTTCTGTGAGGAATTTCAGGTGCCTGGGCGTGGTGAGCTGCACTGTCTCCAAGATGCCATCGACCACTCGGGGTACACTATCCTGCTCCTGACCACCAACTTCGACTGTCGCCTGAGCCTGCACCAAGTCAACCATGCCCTTATGAACAGCCTCACTCAGTCGGGAAGGCAGGATTGTGTGATCCCCCTCCTCCCGCTGGAGTGCTCCCAGGCCCAGCTCAGCCCCAGCACGGCCAGCTTGCTCCACAGTCTTGTGTGGCTGGACGAACACTCCCCGATCTTCGCCAGGAAGGTGGCGAACACCTTCAAATCACAGAAGCTCCAGGCACACCGGATGCGCTGGAAGAAGGAGCAAGAAGCCAGAGCCCTCAAGGAGCAGAGCACACAGCTAGAGGTGGAGCGGCAGAGGTTGGCTGCCATGTCTGCTGCCTACTCCGCCTATGTCCAAAGCTGCAGTGCCTGGCAGGCACAGATGGACAGCCTGGGGGTGGTCTTCAGCAAGGACTTGTCACTGGGGGCTCCGGCATTCTTCCCCGGTTGGCTAGGATGTCCACAGCCAATATCTTCACATCCACGCCAGGGTGGTACCCCAGCTTCCCCCTATTTCCCACAGCCTCCATCTTTCCCACAGCCTCCGTCTTTCCCGCAGCCTCCATTTTTCCCACAGCCTCCATCTTTCCCGCAGCCTCCGTCTTTCCCAcatcctccatctttcccacagCCTCCAGTCTCTTCCCCACAGTCCCCACCCTTCCCACCTGCCTCTTCAGCAGCCCCCCAGACTCCTCTCGTTATTCACCATGCCCAGATGGTTCAGCTGGGGGTCAACAACCACATGTGGGGCCAGACGGGGGCCCAGTCGACTGACGACAAGACATTGTGTCTGGAGGAACCCTGCTTGGGCCCTCCGAATGACCAGGGGGAATCCTTGCTTGATCCTGAGTGA